A portion of the Opitutales bacterium genome contains these proteins:
- a CDS encoding response regulator transcription factor, with translation MPQPKPLILVVEDEKELANLISEQLEMAGMMTQVYHRISRIVRFLKNNFANLLLLDINLPDGTGFSLMEELRRNGIQVPVIFLTGNNSEVQKVKGLEMGGDDYITKPFSFPELIARIHAVLRRAETSKDNHITQNAKVSTNDFKFCTALVSPGRMEIIFDDGTSEKIGRKELGILTYLVSNPHTVLTRRSLIHSVWGIHADVRSRSLDQYIVKIRDHFSRHNTSLDAFRTIHGVGYIYDPKDETTTAKDK, from the coding sequence ATGCCCCAGCCAAAACCGCTTATTCTCGTCGTTGAAGATGAAAAAGAACTCGCCAATCTGATTTCGGAACAACTGGAGATGGCCGGAATGATGACCCAGGTCTATCACCGTATCTCCCGTATCGTTCGATTTCTGAAAAACAACTTCGCGAATCTGCTTCTCCTAGATATCAACCTACCAGACGGCACTGGTTTTAGTTTAATGGAGGAACTACGTCGAAATGGCATACAAGTTCCAGTCATTTTTCTGACAGGAAATAATTCCGAGGTGCAGAAAGTAAAAGGTCTCGAAATGGGCGGCGATGATTACATCACAAAGCCATTTTCATTCCCGGAACTCATCGCTCGGATCCACGCTGTGTTACGTCGAGCAGAGACCTCGAAAGATAATCATATCACGCAGAATGCGAAGGTTAGTACTAACGACTTCAAATTCTGCACGGCACTGGTGTCTCCTGGCCGTATGGAAATCATCTTTGACGATGGAACTTCTGAAAAAATAGGGCGCAAAGAACTGGGCATCCTGACCTATCTGGTCTCCAATCCCCATACCGTTCTGACCCGCCGCAGCTTAATTCACTCAGTTTGGGGTATTCATGCCGACGTTCGCTCACGCTCGCTGGACCAATACATTGTAAAAATCCGAGACCACTTTAGCCGCCACAATACATCTCTTGATGCGTTTCGCACGATTCATGGTGTCGGATATATCTACGATCCTAAGGACGAGACGACAACTGCGAAAGATAAGTAG
- the bcp gene encoding thioredoxin-dependent thiol peroxidase, protein MNKPTPLEAGATAPDFAYRDAAGTELHTSGLRGRTYVVYFYPKDDTPGCTKQACGLRDQWTDFSDQNISVIGVSGDSEASHDKFRKKHSLNFPLASDPELTTANGFGVYGEKKFMGKTYEGIYRMTFIVGPEGTILKTYPKVKPEEHANQILSDLKELPA, encoded by the coding sequence ATGAACAAACCGACTCCTCTAGAAGCTGGCGCCACCGCTCCAGATTTCGCTTACCGCGATGCTGCGGGTACGGAGCTGCACACAAGCGGCCTCCGTGGACGAACATATGTCGTCTACTTTTATCCAAAGGACGATACCCCCGGATGCACCAAGCAGGCCTGTGGATTACGAGATCAATGGACGGATTTTAGCGACCAAAATATTAGCGTGATCGGCGTTAGTGGCGATTCGGAGGCCTCGCATGATAAATTTCGGAAAAAACATTCTCTCAACTTCCCCCTCGCTTCCGATCCAGAGCTCACTACAGCAAATGGGTTCGGGGTTTATGGAGAGAAAAAATTTATGGGCAAAACTTATGAAGGCATTTATCGCATGACCTTTATTGTTGGCCCGGAAGGAACAATTTTGAAGACCTACCCTAAAGTGAAACCAGAAGAGCACGCTAATCAGATACTCTCAGATTTGAAGGAACTACCCGCTTAG
- the rpsA gene encoding 30S ribosomal protein S1, whose translation MSSLMDDLMAESQFQQLAEGSIVKGTIIEVRPNEVVADIGGKAEGVIPSHEFFDVGELQIGEEIEVFLERLEDKDGNPVISFDKAEQKKNWENILTKCEEGSIVQGRVKAKVKGGLIVSIGVDSFLPASQIDIQPPKNLDQYMGQTYDFKVLKINLDRKNIVVSRRELIEEQRQEKRRKLLDEVKPGDSRTGVVKNITDYGAFVDLDGLDGLLHITDMSWGRISHPSEMLKQGEEITVMIIEVNRDRERVSLGLKQLSSNPWDKIEEKYPVNVRISGRVVNLVPYGAFIEIEEGVEGLVHVTELSWTKRINKPSEVLRIGQEVDAVVLGIQKEEQKISLGIRQLDVNPWDMVRHNYPVGARVRGKVRNLTSYGAFVELEEGIDGMIHVSDMSWTRKINHPSEAIKKGDEIDALVLDVDADQQRISLGMKQVTTDPWEEIENYFKIGDVVEGKVSKMTSYGAFIELDHDIDGLVHISQISEERIDKVKDVLEAEQKIYARVIKIDRDERRIGLSIKAAEYDEDQLERERIAFDALNSSDDLTNLGDILDNVTTK comes from the coding sequence ATGAGTTCTTTAATGGACGATCTAATGGCCGAATCCCAGTTCCAGCAACTGGCGGAAGGCTCAATTGTAAAAGGCACCATCATAGAGGTGCGCCCCAACGAAGTCGTCGCTGACATCGGAGGAAAAGCAGAAGGGGTCATCCCCAGCCACGAATTTTTTGACGTCGGCGAACTGCAAATTGGTGAAGAAATCGAAGTGTTTCTCGAGCGTCTCGAGGACAAAGACGGCAACCCGGTCATCTCATTTGACAAAGCCGAACAGAAGAAAAACTGGGAAAATATCCTCACCAAGTGTGAAGAAGGATCAATCGTCCAGGGTCGCGTAAAGGCCAAGGTTAAGGGCGGTCTGATCGTATCGATCGGTGTCGACTCCTTCCTGCCTGCTTCCCAAATCGATATTCAGCCACCGAAGAATTTAGACCAATACATGGGCCAGACTTACGACTTTAAGGTTTTAAAGATCAATTTGGACCGCAAAAATATCGTCGTATCGCGTCGCGAGCTCATTGAAGAGCAACGCCAGGAAAAGCGCCGCAAGCTTCTCGACGAAGTTAAGCCCGGCGACAGCCGCACCGGTGTGGTCAAGAATATCACCGACTATGGTGCTTTCGTCGACCTCGACGGCCTCGACGGCCTGCTTCACATTACCGATATGTCTTGGGGGCGTATTTCTCACCCGAGCGAGATGCTCAAACAAGGTGAGGAAATCACAGTCATGATCATCGAGGTCAACCGTGACCGCGAGCGCGTTTCTTTAGGACTCAAACAGCTCAGCTCAAATCCTTGGGACAAGATCGAGGAGAAATACCCAGTCAACGTCAGGATTTCTGGCCGTGTGGTTAATCTCGTGCCTTACGGAGCATTCATCGAGATCGAAGAAGGCGTCGAAGGTCTTGTGCACGTCACTGAGCTTTCTTGGACCAAGCGCATCAACAAGCCTTCTGAGGTGCTACGCATCGGGCAAGAGGTCGACGCCGTCGTCCTCGGCATCCAAAAAGAGGAGCAGAAGATTTCTCTCGGTATCCGCCAGCTCGACGTCAATCCATGGGATATGGTTCGCCATAACTATCCTGTTGGAGCCCGTGTTCGCGGCAAGGTGCGCAACCTCACTAGCTATGGTGCCTTTGTTGAGCTCGAAGAGGGTATTGATGGTATGATCCACGTTTCAGACATGAGCTGGACACGCAAGATCAACCACCCAAGCGAAGCCATCAAGAAGGGCGACGAAATCGACGCACTGGTATTGGATGTCGATGCCGATCAACAACGCATCTCTCTCGGCATGAAGCAGGTTACCACAGACCCATGGGAAGAGATCGAAAATTACTTCAAGATCGGTGATGTCGTTGAAGGCAAGGTGTCGAAGATGACCAGCTATGGTGCATTTATCGAACTCGACCATGACATCGACGGCCTCGTGCATATTTCGCAAATCAGCGAAGAGCGTATTGATAAGGTCAAGGACGTCCTTGAAGCAGAGCAAAAGATTTATGCTCGTGTTATCAAGATCGACCGTGACGAGCGTCGTATTGGCCTCTCTATCAAGGCTGCTGAATACGATGAGGATCAACTCGAACGCGAGCGTATCGCCTTCGACGCCCTCAACAGCTCAGACGATCTCACCAACCTCGGTGATATCCTCGACAACGTCACGACCAAGTAG